One genomic window of Bactrocera dorsalis isolate Fly_Bdor chromosome 4, ASM2337382v1, whole genome shotgun sequence includes the following:
- the LOC105229782 gene encoding uncharacterized protein LOC105229782 produces the protein MPYADDNAILITEPHQVPCDTLLVDGWRKAMLATHNTLKIYKYGSNDEVGAGIYTYYPELGIRQAFKLPNYRSIFQAEVFGIAKAAELGSNNLNAIPESTQTMKRSCFRKSDPIVLEIYSESFTEVDDDGNEIEVKRFYIEGRQLNGGRRQCYETRRRKRSYVYGQEDDKSNDEILTATSTSPSGIDTAVSIDEEDDMEEDKPVGVYGIRQGSADNGEQNMADDGADENENEDGQEATVNLPVVAQITHQSSVQSKPAAVDSNQNGIVIVQSNMPPKVDPQTHAVFELLPVGNEEHGDDGLDHALDGDDYGDDSLLLYQEEISPVTTTGIWSTGEDVPLPYGQTELETDPEDYADIDEEQNGTAKPKPSKKPSKRPTKKPSKKPSRKPSRRPVKKRPNNKRPNNKRPNTSSGKRRRPSKRNKNSSKRRGTTNNKRRRQRPNYENDDFDGLRLTANRLKNQKLDNLKYKRKQLNKENEANQGIDTFTKTETLTQTGTGDDEKNVNCIIINKTTTPRPFWGLFGRSADGDEAEATTAKPYGRRKRINFSLPA, from the exons ATGCCATATGCGGATGATAATGCCATTTTAATAACGG AACCGCACCAAGTACCTTGTGATACTCTGTTAGTAGATGGCTGGCGTAAAGCTATGTTAGCTACGCACAACACTCTAAAGATTTATAAGTATGGCTCGAACGATGAagttggtgcgggaatataTACGTACtatccagagttaggcataaggcaggCTTTTAAGCTGCCGAACTAccgcagtatatttcaagctgaggtttttggtattgcgaaagccgcggaaTTGGGCTCTAATAACCTAAacgcaattccagagtcaacgcAGACT ATGAAACGATCTTGTTTTCGTAAGAGCGATCCGATCGTGTTAGAGATCTATT CTGAATCCTTCACCGAAGTCGATGATGACGGCAATGAAATCGAAGTTAAACGTTTCTACATTGAAGGTCGTCAGCTGAACGGTGGTCGCCGGCAATGTTATGAGACACGTAGACGCAAACGCTCTTACGTTTACGGACAAGAAGATGACAAGTCCAATGATGAGATTCTAACAGCTACCTCAACGTCGCCAAGCGGTATTGATACCGCCGTCTCCATAGATGAGGAGGATGACATGGAAGAAGATAAGCCAGTTGGTGTGTACGGAATACGCCAAGGTAGTGCTGACAATGGGGAACAGAATATGGCTGATGATGGAGCTGATGAGAACGAGAATGAGGATGGACAAGAAGCCACAGTCAATTTGCCTGTCGTGGCGCAGATCACACATCAAAGTAGCGTACAGTCCAAACCAGCTGCTGTGGACAGTAACCAGAATGGCATAGTAATTGTACAAAGCAATATGCCGCCCAAAGTAGATCCACAAACACACGCGGTTTTTGAACTATTGCCGGTGGGAAATGAAGAACACGGTGATGACGGGCTCGATCATGCGCTTGATGGCGATGACTATGGTGATGATTCGCTTCTATTATATCAAGAAGAAATTAGTCCAGTGACCACTACAGGTATTTGGTCGACTGGTGAAGACGTACCTCTGCCATATGGTCAGACTGAGTTGGAGACTGACCCTGAAGATTATGCTGATATAGATGAGGAACAGAATGGCACAGCTAAACCTAAACCATCGAAAAAACCCTCGAAAAGGCCTACAAAAAAACCATCCAAAAAGCCATCGCGCAAACCTTCTAGAAGACCTGTCAAGAAGCGTCCTAACAACAAACGTCCTAACAACAAACGTCCAAATACATCGAGCGGCAAACGTCGTCGTCCAAGCAAAAGGAACAAGAATTCGTCCAAAAGACGTGGCACGACCAACAATAAGAGACGTCGCCAACGCCCCAATTACGAGAATGACGATTTCGATGGTTTGCGTCTAACAGCAAATCGCCTTAAGAATCAGAAATTAGACAATTTAAAGTATAAACGTAAACAGTTGAATAAGGAGAATGAAGCCAACCAAGGGATAGACACTTTTACCAAGACCGAGACGCTTACGCAGACCGGCACAGGCGACGATGAGAAGAATGTTAACTGTATTATTATCAACAAAACCACGACACCGCGCCCATTCTGGGGCCTGTTCGGTCGTAGCGCTGATGGTGACGAGGCTGAGGCAACCACCGCCAAACCCTACGGCAGAAGGAAGCGCATTAACTTCAGTCTGCCGGCATAA